The proteins below are encoded in one region of Acidimicrobiales bacterium:
- a CDS encoding Smr/MutS family protein, producing MKLKLDLHDVYNRGQDIDRALRAVIDEAVDKRASLVEIIPGKGSGQLKKRVLRFLDQKEIRALYHRVEKDAHNFGRVFVHFRWK from the coding sequence GTGAAGCTGAAACTGGACCTGCACGACGTCTACAACCGTGGCCAGGACATCGACCGAGCGCTGCGCGCCGTCATCGACGAGGCGGTGGACAAGAGGGCCTCGCTGGTCGAGATCATCCCCGGCAAGGGCAGCGGCCAGCTCAAGAAGCGGGTGCTGCGTTTCCTCGACCAGAAGGAGATACGAGCGCTCTACCATCGTGTCGAAAAGGACGCTCACAACTTCGGCCGGGTGTTCGTGCACTTCCGATGGAAGTGA